Within Thermodesulfobacteriota bacterium, the genomic segment CAGACTCTTTCGAAATTGGAACGGTGTTTTCATCCTTTTCTAGAATGAAAAAAAAGGCGAAAACTAAAGGAACTATTACGAAAATCAGGTACTTCTTATAAGCTGAAAACGATCTTTGCGGTTTTTTTACAATGATCTCTTGAGGGTTCGGTTTTTCTTTTCTTTCCTTTAATATTTCCGATATTTTTTCCCTTAGTTCTTCTTCGCAGCCGAGCAACCGACTGTACAGTTTTAAATAACCGGAAAGGTAAACGAAGGGAATCCTTTCTTCGGCTTTTCCAGCCTCTATCTGTTCAAGTATATGCTTTCTTATGCAGAGTCTTTCGCTAACCTCTTCTAGTGTTAGACCTTTTTCCTCTCTTCTACTTTTAAGCCATCTGGCTAAGGTCTCGAAATCATTCACTAATTAGATAAAATACACCATTTTTTGGGCCTCATCAAGGTTTTGTTGCTTCACATAGCCTAAGTAACCTTTCCCATTCCTTGTTTATCCTCTCTTGGATCTCCGTTATTTCTTTTTCGGTTAAGTGTCTGAACCTGCCTTGGCCCTTCATATATTCTTTTACCGGTATTAGGCTTTCTGGCTTGTAAGTTAATCTAAATACCCCATTTTCGACTTCATACAGAGGGAAAAACCCCGATCTTACTGCAAGTCTACCATATTCTATAGCCAGCTCGGAGGGGATCCTCCATCCTGTGGGACAGACACTTAGGACGTGAAGGTAAGCAGGTCCATTTACCATTGTGGCTTTCTTTACTTTATTTAAGAAATCAAATGGATAGGAAGGGCAAGCAGTTGCAACATAAGGGATATTGTGGGCCGCCGCAATTTTAGGCATGTCCTTTTTCCAAGTGGACTGTCCTATG encodes:
- a CDS encoding DUF4115 domain-containing protein → MNDFETLARWLKSRREEKGLTLEEVSERLCIRKHILEQIEAGKAEERIPFVYLSGYLKLYSRLLGCEEELREKISEILKERKEKPNPQEIIVKKPQRSFSAYKKYLIFVIVPLVFAFFFILEKDENTVPISKESVVERASLAESPSFDTTPFTEKKLVITCHERTWVSVVVDGKEKKEFMLNPKDVVVLNAKEGFDLLVGNAGGIRLILNGQDIGFSGRTGEVKRLRLY